One Acidobacteriota bacterium genomic window, GACGGTGGGTGGATGGCACGATAAGGAAATTGAAAGGAGTATTTGGAATGCGAGCAGGCGTTTATGTCGGTAAGGAAAGTATTCATGTCGAAGAACGGCCCCTCCCACAGCTGCAGGCTGGAGAAGCTTTGGTGCATGTCCGCTATGCTGGGATTTGCGGTACAGATATGCTGATTTACAGCGGCAAACACCCCCGCGTGGCGCCTCCGCGCGTTCTGGGTCATGAAGTGTTTGGATCGGTGGTGGAAGTTAATTCGCCCCATGGCGCCGAATGGAAACCGGGGCAGCGCGTCGCTGTCTATCCTCTGATTAGCTGTGGGAGGTGTGCCCCCTGTCGGGAAGGAAACGCGCACGTTTGCGAAAAGCTGGGGCTCATTGGCATTGATGTGGACGGAGGCTTTGCTGAGTATGTGAAGGTGACTTCGGAACAACTCGTTGCCGTCCCGGAGGGAGTGAGCGATGAGCAGGCCGCGGTGATCGAGCCATTGTCGGTAGCTATTCATGCGGTTCGCAGGTCGAGTTTCCAAACAGGTGATACCGTATTAGTGACTGGAGGAGGACCCATTGGGAACCTCATTGCCCAGGTGCTACGCGCCTCGGGAGCGCGACGAGTAATTATCTCGGAAACGAAAAAGTTTCGGCGCGAACTGGCTCAGCGTTTGGGCTTTGCCGTCGTTGATTCAGGGAGTGATAACCTGGCGGAAGCTCTTCAGTCGCTTCTCGGTGAGCCCTTTGTCGATCGTGTGTTCGAGGCCACCGGAGCTCCTGCCGTCTACCCGGAAGCTGTGAAGATTTGTAAGGTGCGTGGCGAAATTGTGTTCGT contains:
- a CDS encoding zinc-binding dehydrogenase; the protein is MRAGVYVGKESIHVEERPLPQLQAGEALVHVRYAGICGTDMLIYSGKHPRVAPPRVLGHEVFGSVVEVNSPHGAEWKPGQRVAVYPLISCGRCAPCREGNAHVCEKLGLIGIDVDGGFAEYVKVTSEQLVAVPEGVSDEQAAVIEPLSVAIHAVRRSSFQTGDTVLVTGGGPIGNLIAQVLRASGARRVIISETKKFRRELAQRLGFAVVDSGSDNLAEALQSLLGEPFVDRVFEATGAPAVYPEAVKICKVRGEIVFVGLPKTSPGIDVISLVFKEIHTTGARVYTRKDYLAAVALLQRSAVDVVALITDCLALDEANLGFQKMREADTSLKILFGTQ